In the genome of Phlebotomus papatasi isolate M1 chromosome 2, Ppap_2.1, whole genome shotgun sequence, one region contains:
- the LOC129800681 gene encoding odorant receptor Or2-like — MDLSSLLRINRNHGEIKEIFPVEYPREESAFVIMKKYFETVPFMAFSISIWKHMGMILEPRFTKPRRYFYMFINMFQNVFQFAYLFHTKELDKLILNGYFTFLFLNAIIRAIIIINSRHKMEKFMEKVGHLYDIMVNSKDEYISNMVKETGIRAHRFSVLNFCLSLTTGTCFLIYPVFAGMIDLPYGIHVPGIEYMKSPLYEILYIYEILVTAPGASLYIPFSNLFTSFCMFAVVLVKILKHKINNLKRPNDTEESITQKLHNALEYHKVLIDFVEEINNIVTYICLIELVFFVLLLCALLFVLNIVKLLPQIIMACLYILLIMTQLFSLYWNANELWVESLDVAQTIYFSPWYEMSQDTKKKLLLLMLRTQRPLKITAGHIYPLTLQVFQSLLNVSYTYFTVLRRFYNK; from the exons atggaTCTTAGCTCCCTTTTAAGGATAAATAGAAATCACggtgaaataaaagaaatattcccCGTTGAATATCCCAGAGAAGAAAGTGCATTTGTGATAATGAAGAAGTATTTTGAGACAGTGCCATTTATGGCATTCAGCATAAGTATTTGGAAACATATGGGAATGATACTAGAACCACGTTTTACAAAACCCCGAAGATATTTCTACATGTTCATTAACATGTTCCAAAATGTCTTTCAATTTGCCTACCTCTTTCACACCAAGGAGCTCGACAAGCTAATCTTGAATGGATATTTTACATTTCTATTCCTCAATGCAATC ATTCGAGCCATTATCATTATCAATAGTCGGCATAAAATGGAGAAATTCATGGAAAAAGTAGGGCATTTGTATGATATTATGGTAAATTCAAAAGATGAATATATTAGCAACATGGTCAAAGAAACAGGAATTCGTGCTCATCGATTTTCAGTTTTAAATTTCTGTCTTTCTTTGACCACTGGAACTTGCTTCTTAATATATCCGGTATTTGCTGGAATGATCG ACCTCCCCTATGGTATTCATGTTCCAGGTATTGAGTACATGAAGAGTCCTCTTTACGAAATATTATACATCTACGAG ATACTTGTCACTGCACCTGGGGCATCCCTTTACATTCCCTTTTCCAACCTTTTCACATCTTTTTGTATGTTTGCTGTTGTTCTCGTGAAAATCctcaaacataaaattaataatcttAAACGCCCTAATGACACTGAAGAATCAATTACGCAAAAATTGCACAATGCTCTGGAATATCACAAAGTCTTAATTGATTTTGTCGAAGAGATCAATAACATTGTCACTTATATTTGCCTAATTGAACTTGTATTCTTTGTCTTACTACTCTGTGCTCTGTTATTCGTACTCAATATTGTCAAACTCCTTCCCCAAATAATCATGGCATGTCTCTATATTCTCCTGATAATGACTCAATTATTTAGTCTCTATTGGAATGCAAACGAGCTATGGGTTGAG agcCTAGACGTTGCTCAAACCATTTACTTTTCCCCATGGTACGAGATGAGTCAAGATACCAAAAAGAAATTACTTTTGCTGATGCTGAGAACTCAGCGACCTCTTAAAATAACAGCAGGGCATATCTATCCCTTAACACTTCAAGTCTTTCAATCACTTCTCAATGTATCATACACATATTTCACCGTATTGCGACGATTCTACAACAAATAA
- the LOC129800697 gene encoding odorant receptor Or2-like, whose product MKTAEEVPFVAFSVKVWKFMGFLFATKYSNQRYFFLLINVALNISQFAYLFTEEKLDKLILNGYFTVWYFNCIMRVVIVLKRQKDYEDCIHKLVRLYNFIETTGDEYMVNLLQEVGKKAHRFSIMNVCLSLTTGACFLIYPVFTGMQDLPYGVYVPFLNTSNRFTYKLLYLYEILATPPGVTLYIPFSNLVISFFLFAHTLMQILRYKLNILMDPEKDQDEKMTEKKLKIAIKYHQVLIVLIDDINSLVVSVSFIEIIFFTMLLCALLFVLNIVELLPQICLSCLYIVLIMTQLFTLYWGANEVTVESLKVREALYDMPWYNMNEKCKKLLLIVMIRSSRPLQIVAGNIYPVTLQMFQSLANVSYSYFTILRRVYQ is encoded by the exons ATGAAAACGGCGGAAGAAGTTCCATTTGTAGCATTTAGTGTTAAAGTTTGGAAATTTATGGGATTTCTTTTTGCCACCAAATACTCAAATCAACGATATttctttttgttaattaatgTCGCCctcaatatttctcaatttgcATACCTTTTCACGGAAGAAAAACTGGATAAGTTAATTTTAAATGGATATTTTACGGTTTGGTATTTCAATTGCATT atGAGAGTTGTTATTGTTCTTAAGAGGCAAAAAGACTATGAAGATTGTATACATAAACTAGTGAGGCTGTATAATTTCATTGAAACTACTGGGGACGAGTATATGGTGAATTTATTGCAAGAAGTTGGTAAAAAAGCTCACAGGTTTTCAATTATGAATGTTTGTTTGTCCCTCACAACTGGTGCCTGTTTTCTTATTTACCCCGTTTTTACTGGAATGCAAG ATCTTCCTTATGGAGTTTATGTTCCGTTTTTAAACACATCAAATAGATTTACTTACAAATTGTTGTATTTGTATGAGATATTGGCGACTCCTCCGGGTGTTACACTCTACATACCTTTTTCAAATCTCGTGATATCCTTTTTCCTCTTTGCCCATACCCTTATGCAAATCCTCCGGtacaaattgaacattttgatGGATCCTGAAAAAGATCAAGATGAAAAAATGACAGAGAAGAAActcaaaattgcaattaaatatcATCAGGTTCTAATTGTTCTTATTGATGATATCAATTCCCTTGTAGTCAGTGTCAGCTTCATCGAAATCATTTTCTTCACCATGCTCCTATGTGCTCTTCTTTTTGTTCTAAATATCGTAGAGCTACTCCCACAAATCTGCCTTTCATGCCTCTACATCGTCTTGATAATGACACAGCTTTTCACACTCTATTGGGGTGCCAATGAAGTTACAGTTGAA AGTCTTAAAGTCAGAGAAGCACTTTATGACATGCCATGGTACAACATGAACGAAAAGTGCAAGAAACTTCTCCTCATCGTCATGATAAGGTCTTCACGTCCTCTTCAAATTGTTGCCGGAAACATCTATCCAGTTACATTGCAAATGTTTCAATCCTTGGCCAATGTATCATATTCCTACTTCACCATTTTACGCAGAGTTTACCAATGA